TGTCGACGTGCTTATGCTAGGACGAGTATGTGGTTGTTTACTGCGGGAATTCGTAGATCGGGTGCAGCACGAGCCTGGGTTCGGCAGAGAGACGCGGGAGGTTCGAGTCAACAGCTTTTTTGGCTGGGAAAGAGCGCAAGGCAGGGTGAGGTCACGAACAAAAGATGCCGCGTAAAGACCGCACTGGGCAACCAAATGATGAATTTGACCTTGTGCGCTGCGACGGGCTGGTCGAGacgttgagggaggagtctTGAGAGCGAGGAGTGATGTGCAGGCAAGAGGTTGAATTGCGCCGTTGAGACAGGAGGTTGCTTTCCGAAATCCAGGTTGGAAAAAAATAGCTACTGCGTCCAGTTGGCAGACTCACAATCCTTGCACGAAGCACACAGCTGGGAGCGGCGCCACGGCGCTGCCGGCGCATCACGGCTAACATATTGCACGGCCTCCACTCGCCAACCGTCTGGTGACCTCAACTTGCAGCAGCTTTGGCGTGGCGGCCAAAGTACTCACCGGGGCCGCACGGGTCTCTCTGGGCTCGGCAATATGGAACGGAACGTCAGCGCCTTGGGACTCAAACGTCGTTGGCTAGGTAGGCTGTCTGACAGTCAGGAGCCCCACCGACCGGTGCTTGAGCGGTTGCAGCTTAATCCGCTCCGGCAGCCCATCTCGCGGGTTCGGGttggagaagcagcagcgagccaccatcacccacgATGAGACTGTGGCCTGAGGCAGAAACACCTTGAAGCTTGGCAGCAAGCTCCCTCCAATCCACTTTGTCATTTGAGCTCAAACCCGACGACCTCATATCCACGTCCGCGACCCTCGTCCACCCCTTGCTATTGGACCTGGGACTAACGCTGCTTGATCTTTCGAATCTGCTTTCTGGGCCTTGACGCTCAGCACGGCGGTTGAGGCGCCGAACACACTGCAACCCAGATTGACCGAGGTTTCCGACGTCACGATCCCGCAAAGCTGCCCATTATGTCCTCCCGGATGGCGGCATTGTCAGTTATATCCCCACATCTTCACCATACCATGTCACAGGTCGTCCACTGACATCGTCTTCTAGGTCGCTTTATCGCCGCTCTTTGAAGCTCGCGCTCGACTGGTCGGTACACCGTGATGTCTGGCGCGGCCAGGCGCTCTACATCCGCTCCCTGTTTGAGCAGAACCGGGCTGTCACCGACCCCAGACTACAGCGTGTACGCTTTCTATCCGACGACCCTTGATGCCGAAGACAGGAGATATAGCAACTGACAAGAAGGTTCACGAACATGTACAGGCGCTGTTGAAAGAGACAGAgaagttgttggagaagtgGAAGCACCCCGACCCTTATATCCCCCCAACGGCCCCCGGAGGTATGCCCCACACAACCTTTATAACCTATTGAGGCAAGATATACTGACAATACTCCACAGGATCCAAGTACGAGAGAAACTTGCCAGTCCCCAACCTCGATCGTGAGTTTGCAGCACTCCCTATCATTCTCAATGTGC
The sequence above is a segment of the Podospora pseudoanserina strain CBS 124.78 chromosome 5, whole genome shotgun sequence genome. Coding sequences within it:
- a CDS encoding hypothetical protein (COG:C; EggNog:ENOG503P6ZX) produces the protein MSSRMAALSLYRRSLKLALDWSVHRDVWRGQALYIRSLFEQNRAVTDPRLQRALLKETEKLLEKWKHPDPYIPPTAPGGSKYERNLPVPNLDPPPPLKF